The following is a genomic window from Amycolatopsis sp. BJA-103.
TCGTCGTGGCGCTGGCAGGCTGGATCGCGATGCGCTCGGTGCGCACCGCCCGGACCGCGGAGCTGATTCGTGCCTGAGAAACCGATCTTCCGGCTTCGCGGGATCGGCGTCGACTACCAGACGCCCGCGGGCACCGTCACCGGTGTCGACGACGTCACCATCGACATCCCCGCACGCGGGATCACCGTACTGGCCGGGCCGTCCGGTTCCGGCAAATCCACCCTGCTGCGGACACTCGGCCTGTTCGAGCAGCCCGTTCGGGGCACGATCTCCTTCCAGGGCACCGAAACCGCCACGCTGCGGCATCGCGACCGGCGAGCGCTGCGGCGCAACCACCTCGGCCTGGTGTTCCAGAACCCGACCGACAACCTGCTCGCGTACCTGAGCGTCGCCGACAATCTCCGCGCGGCGGCGGAATCGGCCGGAACGGAATGCCTGCCCGACGACATCCTCGAACAGCTGGGGCTCGGCGGCACCGGCGCCTGGCAGATCTCCGCGCTGTCCGGCGGGCAGCAGCAGCGCCTCGCGTTCGGCTGCACCCTGGCGCGCCGCTCGACCGTCGTCCTCGCCGACGAGCCGACGTCCCAGCTGGACGAAGGGTCGGCCGACCTGGTACTCGACACGCTGAAGTATCTGGCGGACCAGGATTTCGCCGTGATCGTCGCTTCGCACGACGACCGGCTCATCGAACTCGGCAGCCGCGTCGCGCGGATGCACAAAGGCAGCCTCGAAGCTGTCGAAGAACGGGAGGTCGTGCCGTGATGGCGGAACCCGCCCTCGAGGCCGTCGGGTTGCGCCGCCGGTTCCCCCATCCCAGCGGGGACGTCGAAGTCCTGCGCGGGCTCGAACTGCGGGTGGCCCCGGGCGAACTGGTCACCGTTTCCGGGCGGTCCGGTTCCGGCAAGAGCGCGCTGCTGGCCCTGCTGTGCGGCTTCGACTCGCCGGATTCCGGCAGTGTCCTGCTGGACGGCGTCCCGATAGCGGGCGCGCCGCCGTGGCACACCTGCGCCGTCCTGCCCCAGGCGCTCGGTCTCGCGAACGAACTGACGATCGCGGAGAACGTGGCGCTGCCGTTGCGGCTCCGGTCCGACATCCCCAAGCCCAGCGCGAAGGACATCCACGCGCGGGTTTCGGAACTGCTGGAGGAACTCGGGATCGGTGACCTCGGCGACCGCTATCCCCTCGAGGTCTCCTTCGGGCAGCAGCAGCGGGTGGCACTCGCCAGGGCCGTCAGCGGGCGGCCTCGGGTCCTGCTCACCGACGAACCGACCGCGCACCTGGACGCCGGGAGCACGCCGCGGGTGCTGAGGCTGCTGCGACGCTGCGCGGAAGAGGGCGCCGCGGTCATCGTGGCGACGCACGACGACGACGTGCACCGGATCGCGGACCGGCGGGTACGGCTGCTGGACGGCGTGCTTTCCTGACTGGCTCAGAAGTGCAATGAAGGGGACTTTCATTGCAAATTTTGCGATGAAAGTCCCCTTCATTGCACTTGCAGCCGGACGGGGGCGTGGTGCGGGTCAGTGGCTGCGTGATGTCCGTCCTATGACGCCGACTGTGTGGATTTTGGTGCGTTGGATGACCAGAAATCCACACACCCCTACCGCAGGTAGCACCTCACACCGGAGACACGAATGGCGAGTCTCGCGGTCTCAGCATCGATTGTTCCCAATGTCGCATTCGAGACGCTCAGCGACTCAAATGCGACATTGGGAACAGCGAACACGTCCGACGGCCGACGCGCTAAGGAGCGACCGGGCCCGCCTTCCCGTACAGATCGTTCCCGGCCCAGTTCACGATGTCCTGCGAAGGCCGAGACGGCGGGACCGGCACGAAGTTCGCGGCGTCGTCGACGCTTCCGGTGCCGTCGTACTTGGCCTGCAGCGGGTACGGGAACACCGGCCGGGTGCGGAAGACCTTGCCGTCGGCGTCGCGGCCGGTGGCGATCGTCCGGTCCGGTGCGGTGCCGCGTTCGACCCAGGAGACCAGTTCCTTCAGCGGGTCGTACTCGGTCAGCTTGTCGCCGGTCGCGCAGTGGTACAGGCCGGGGACCATGAACAGCCGCGCCCAGTCCCGCGTCGCGGCGGGACCGCCGTTGGCGCGGGTGAGCCGCTGGTAGTAGTCGATGGTGCCCGCCGCGGGGATGGCCTGGTCCGCCCAGCCGTGCCAGATCACGAGTTTGCCGCCGGAGCGCCGAAACTCACGCAGGTCCGTCGACATCGCGTTGGAGCGGATGCCTTCCGGGGTCAGCCTGTCGAATTCACGCGAGGTGAAGGCGAACTTGTCGACCGACGAATGCGGTGTCCCGATCGGGTAGGCCATGTACTTCAGGTAGTTGTCGGCGAGTCCGTACGCGGCGGGGATACCGCCGAACTCCGGCGCCGGGATGATCCAGCCGTACCAGGACAGTTCGGAGCCGACGGTCTGGCCGCCCGGGTACAGCTTGCGGCCGCGTTCGTCGGTGGGCGGCGCGTAGATCTTCTTGGTGGCCTCGACCTGGGCCGGGGTGAGGCAGCCGGCGTTGTCGGTGCCGGTCGGACAGGCGATCGTCGCCGGGTCGAAGCGGCAGGTGCGCGGGTCGTCGATGGCGCCGTCACCGAGTCCGTCGGACTTGTCGCAAGAGGACAGTGCGGCGGCGTGCAGTGCCGGGAGCTTTTCCGCGGTCAGGATCGGCTTGCCGTCGGCGCCGGTGTTCACCTTGGCGAGCCAGGTCTGGTAGGCGCCGATGAGCGGACCCCAGTAGCCGGCCGGTGCGCCGGCGATGATGCCGTCGAAGTCGTGCGGGTAGCGCTGCGCGAGCAGGAGCGCTTCGCGGCCGCCGTCGGAACAACCGCTGAAGTAGGACTTCTTCGGCGGAGCGCCGTAGAACGCCGAAATGAGGCGCTTGGACGCCTTCGACACCACGTGCGGGGCCCGGAACGCGAAGTCGTCGCGCGCGGCCTGGTTGTTCTCGGCCCATTTGCCGTCGTCGAAGATCAGCTCGCTCTTGCCGACGTGACCGTCGTCGGTGGCCGCGACCGCGACGTCGCCGCCGTGGGGCAGTCCGCAGTCGGCGAACGGCGGGGTGCTGACGACACCGCAGAACCCGCCGCAGCCGAACTGCAGATACCGGCCCGCGTAGGTCTTGGTTGGCAGCCGGAGCTGGAATTGCACCGCCGGTTCGACGTAGCCGCGGACGTCGCAGTTCTCCGGTTCGGTCGCCGTCGCCGGCACCACGGTCGCGGTCTTGACGTGCGTGACCGCCCCGGGAACGTCGTAGGTCCGCACCAGGTCGGCGCAGGTGCGCACCGGGCGGAAGGTCGTTTCGCCGGCGGTGGCCGCCGGTGCCGTGAGTATCGAGCCTGCCGTGATGAGCGCTGCCACGCCGAGCATGGACAACCGCCGCATTTCCCCACCCCAGTTTCCCGGATCGGCTTTCAGTCGGACTCATTCACCCTGGCCCGGCCCCCGGAGGTTGTCCACCGGGTTTCACAAGCGCTCGCGAGGGCATCCGGGTTGTCCAGTTCGGGCCAGGTTTGTCCGAGTGTCTTGACATCGATGTCACAACCGAGTTCTTCTCTCTTGGCGTCCCCGGTCCCCCGCCTGTGCGGCGCCCAGCATGCCCCCGCGAGAAAGCATTGGTGCAACGATGCCCCGAAGCGTCAGACCTTGGGTCTGCAGCCTCTTGAGTGCCACGGTCGTGGCGTCTGGGCTGGTAGCCCTCCCGGCCACCGCCGCGGCCGAAGAAGCTCCGCCGGACTTCTACTCCTCTTTCGAACAGGGTGAACCGCAGCCGACGTGGAGCGACACCGTCGACGTCGACCCGTCCGGCAAGCCGAAGGCGTTCGGCGTCGACGGCGCGAACGCCACCACCATCCCCGGTGACATCCGCGGCAAGGTCACCGAGACGTCCGCCAACAGCGAGAACACCCCGAACGAGGGGGTGTCGAACCTGGTCGACGGCTCGGCCGACACCAAGTGGCTCGCCTGGACGCCGACCGGCTTCGCGCAGGTCGTGCTGTCCGAGCCGACGTCGATCACGCGGTACGCGCTGTCCTCGGCGAACGACTTCGACAACCGCGACCCGCAGGACTGGACGCTACAGGGCTCCACGGACGGCCAGGCCTGGACGGATCTGGACAAGCAGACCGGCCAGAAGTTCTCGGGGCGGTTCCAGGCCAAGGAGTACCGCCTGCCCGCGGCGAGTGCCGCGTACAAGTTCTTCCGGCTGAACATCACGAAGAACAACGGCGGCGACATCATGCAGCTCTCGGAGCTGCTGCTGGCCAACGAGGACCCGGCGCCGCCTGCCCTGCCGAACATGCGCAGCTTCGCCGACAGCGGCCCGACGGGCGGCTACACGAACAAGAACCGCGTCGGCTTCACCGGCACGCGGGCGTTCCGCTACTCCGGCAGCCACAAGGCGCAGGGGCACGGCTGGTCGTACAACAAGATCTTCGACGTCGACATCCCGGTGGCGGCGACCTCGGAGCTGTCCTACAAGGTGCAGCCGGAGTTCATCCGCGGCGACCTGAAGTACCCGAGCACGAACGTCGCGGTGGACCTGGCGTTCACCGACGGCACGTACCTGAGCCAGCTCGGCGCGGTCGACCAGTACGGTTTCGGGCTTTCGCCGCAGGGCCAGGGTGCGAGCAAGGTGCTCTACACCAACCAGTGGAACCTGGTGCGCTCGCAGATCGGCGTGGTCGCGAAGGGCAAGACGGTCGACCGGATCCTGGTCGGCTACGACAACGCGAGCGGCCCGGGTTCGCTGCAGGGCTGGCTGGACGACATCAAGGTCTCGGCCACGCCGACGCCGCCGGCGAGCCTTCGCCCGAGCGACAACGTGCTGACCACGCGCGGTTCGTTGTCGAACGGGTCGTTCTCGCGCGGCAACAACATGCCCGCGACAGCGGTGCCGCACGGGTTCAACTTCTGGATCCCGACGACCGACGCGGGCACGTTGAGCTGGATGTACTCCTACCACTCGCGCAACAACGAGCAGAACCTCCCGGCGCTGCAGGCGTTCTCCGCGAGCCACGCGCCGAGCCCGTGGATGGCCGACCGGCAGACCTTCCAGTTCCTGCCCTCGACCGCCACCGGCGTGCCCAACCCGGATCGTGAAGCACGGAAGCTGCCGTTCAAGCACTCGAACGAGACGGCACGGGCGCACTACTACGGCGTCGATTTCGAGAACGGGATCAAGACCGAGGTCGCGCCGACCGATCACGCGGCGCTGTACCGGTTCAAGTTCCCCGGTGCGGACTCGAACCTGATCTTCGACAACGTCAACAACAACGGCGGGCTGACCCTCGACCCCGCGGGCCGGGCCATCACCGGCTACAGCGACGTGAAGAGCGGGCTGTCCGCGGGCGCGTCGCGGATGTTCGTCTACGCCACCTTCGACAAGCCGGTGACCGCCGGTTCGAAGCTGTCGACCGGTTCCGGTGACCAGAAGCGGGACAACGTCCTCGGTTACCTCAAGTTCGACGCGGGCGCCGACAAGACGGTGAACATGCGGATCGCGACCTCGCTGATCAGCGTCGAGCAGGCGAAGAAGAACCTGGCGCAGGAGCTCGCCCCGAACGCGACGGTCGAGTCGGTCGGTGAGACGGCGGCGAAGGCCTGGGACGAGAAGCTCAAGGTCATCGAGGTCGAGGGCGCGTCGAAAGACCAGCTGATCACGCTGTACTCGAACCTGTACCGGCTCTTCCTGTACCCGAACTCGGGCTTCGAGAACGTCGGCACCGTCGAGAAGCCGGTGAAGAAGTACGCGAGCCCGGTGTCGCCGAAGACCGGACAGGACACCCCGACCCAGACCGGGGCGAAACTGGTCGACGGCGAGTTCTACGTCAACAACGGCTTCTGGGACACCTATCGCACGGTGTGGTCGGCGTATTCGCTGCTCAGTCCGGACACGACCGGGAAGCTGGTCGACGGTTTCGTGCAGCAGTACCGTGACGGCGGCTGGATCTCGCGCTGGTCCTCCCCCGGCTACGCGGATCTGATGACCGGAACCAGTTCGGACGCCGCTTTCGCGGACGCGTATCTCAAGGGAGTCAAGGGTTTCGACGTCCAGTCGGCCTACGACTCCGCGATCAAGAACGCCACCGTGACGCCGCCGAACGGGGCGGTCGGCCGGAAGGGCATCGACGAGGGCACGTTCCTCGGGTACGCGCCGAACACCGCCGACCACGGGTTCTCGTGGGCGATCGAGGGCTACGTCAACGACAACGCCATCGCGAACATGTCGAAGAAGCTCTACGACGAGGCTCCGGCGACAGACCCGCGCAAGCAGGAGTACCTGGACAACTACGGGTACTTCACCGAGCGGGCCACGCAGTACGTGAACGTGTTCGACCCGAGTGTCGGCTTCTTCCAGGGCCGTGACGCGGCGGGCAAGTTCACCCGGGCGAAGGACCAGTTCGACCCGGAGGTCTGGGGTATCGACTACACCGAGACCAACGCGTACGGCATGCGGTTCTCCGTTCCGCAGGACGGCCAGGGCCTGGCGAACCTCTTCGGCGGCAAGGCGGGGCTGGCGTCCAAATTGGACGAATTCTTCGCCACCCCGGAGACCGGCCTGAAGTACGGCAGCTACGGCGGGATCATCCACGAGATGACCGAGGCGCGGGACGTCCGGATGGGCATGTACGCCCATTCCAACCAGGCCGCGCACCACACGCTCTACATGTACGACTACGCGGGTCAGCCGTCGAAGACGCAGGCGAAGGTCCGCGAGGCACTGGCGAGGTTGTACGTCGGCAGTGAGCTCGGCCAGGGCTACGGCGGTGACGAGGACAACGGCGAGCAGTCGGCCTGGTGGCTGTTCGGCATGCTGGGCTTCTACCCGTTGCAGGTCGGCAGCTCGGACTACGCGATCGGGTCGCCGCTGTTCACCAAGGCGACCGTGAACCTGCCCGGCGGCAAGAAGATCGTGGTCAACGCGCCGAAGAACAGCGCGAAGAACGTCTACGTGCAGGGCCTCAAGGTGAACGGCAAGGCCCAGTCCTCGACGTCGCTGGCGCATTCCGCGATCGGAGGAGGCGGGACGCTCGACTTCGACATGGGCCCGAACCCGTCGTCGTGGGGCACCGGCCCGGACGACGCGCCGAAGTCGATCACCAAGGGCGACGCGGTGCCGACGCCGGTGCACGACCTGACCAAGCCGGTCTCCGGCGGGGACGCCGCGTTCTTCGACAACACGTCGCGGACCGAGGCGAAGGTCAAGGCACCGATCCAGTACCAGGTGCCTTCGACGAAGGAGGCGGGTTCGTTCTACACGCTGACGTCCGGCAAGGGCGCGGGCGACGCGAAGAGCTGGGTACTGAAGGGTTCCTACGACGGGAAGACCTGGGCGGTCGCGGATGCGCGGACCGACCAGAAGTTCCCGTGGCGTCAGCAGACCAGGGCGTTCAAGATCGCGAACCCGGCGCACTACGCGTACTACCGGCTCGAGGTCACCGCGACCACGGGCGGGGAGGCGTCGCTGTCGGAGTTCGAGGTGCTCGGCAAGCCCGACGCGGCGTGCACCCAGACGATCACGGCCGCGCACAAGGGCCCGCTGACCGTGCGCAACGGGGTGACCTGTGTGGACGGTGCGACGGTGTCCGGCCCGGTTTCGGTGGCGCCGGGTGCGAGCCTGATCGTCCGCGGCGGGTCGATCTCCGGGCCGCTGACGGCGACGGGTGCGGCGCAGATCGTGCTGGACCGGACGAAGGTGAACGGCCCGGTGGCGATCACCGGGTCGACCGGGCCGGTGTCGATCGAACTGACCGAGATCGGCGGTCCGGTGGCGTTGACGGGCAACAAGGGGCCGGTGCTGACCTCCAGCACGATCGGCGGACCTCTGGCGTGCGCGGCCAACTCCCCCGCTCCGACGGACTACGACCTGCAGAACACCGTCCGCGGTCCGTCCGCCGGGCAGTGCGCGAAGCTGTAGTCCTCCGGTAAGTAGGTGAAGGCCCCCTTCATTGCGCCTGGCGCTGCGAAGGGGGCCTTCACGTCTATTCGGGACGACGTCCGCGCAGGATGCCGAAGCCGACGAGGGCGCCGGAGAGCAGGGTGAGGGCGAGTCCGGCGTAGGTGGTCGCCATCTGGAAGCCTGCCGTGTGCAGTGCCGTCGTCAGCGCGCCGGGGAAGACCAGCGCCAGGATGGTGCCGCTGAGGGCGATCCCGATCCCGGTGGTGACTTCGCTGGCGGTGTCGACGAGCGCGGCCCCGATGGTGGTCCGGTTCGGCGGCAGGCCGCGCATCACGTTGGTGCCCGCGACGACCCCGACCACGCGCATCCCCGCCGCGACGAGGGCGAGCGCGAGGGCGATCCAGACGTA
Proteins encoded in this region:
- a CDS encoding ABC transporter ATP-binding protein, which encodes MPEKPIFRLRGIGVDYQTPAGTVTGVDDVTIDIPARGITVLAGPSGSGKSTLLRTLGLFEQPVRGTISFQGTETATLRHRDRRALRRNHLGLVFQNPTDNLLAYLSVADNLRAAAESAGTECLPDDILEQLGLGGTGAWQISALSGGQQQRLAFGCTLARRSTVVLADEPTSQLDEGSADLVLDTLKYLADQDFAVIVASHDDRLIELGSRVARMHKGSLEAVEEREVVP
- a CDS encoding ABC transporter ATP-binding protein, producing the protein MAEPALEAVGLRRRFPHPSGDVEVLRGLELRVAPGELVTVSGRSGSGKSALLALLCGFDSPDSGSVLLDGVPIAGAPPWHTCAVLPQALGLANELTIAENVALPLRLRSDIPKPSAKDIHARVSELLEELGIGDLGDRYPLEVSFGQQQRVALARAVSGRPRVLLTDEPTAHLDAGSTPRVLRLLRRCAEEGAAVIVATHDDDVHRIADRRVRLLDGVLS
- a CDS encoding tannase/feruloyl esterase family alpha/beta hydrolase codes for the protein MRRLSMLGVAALITAGSILTAPAATAGETTFRPVRTCADLVRTYDVPGAVTHVKTATVVPATATEPENCDVRGYVEPAVQFQLRLPTKTYAGRYLQFGCGGFCGVVSTPPFADCGLPHGGDVAVAATDDGHVGKSELIFDDGKWAENNQAARDDFAFRAPHVVSKASKRLISAFYGAPPKKSYFSGCSDGGREALLLAQRYPHDFDGIIAGAPAGYWGPLIGAYQTWLAKVNTGADGKPILTAEKLPALHAAALSSCDKSDGLGDGAIDDPRTCRFDPATIACPTGTDNAGCLTPAQVEATKKIYAPPTDERGRKLYPGGQTVGSELSWYGWIIPAPEFGGIPAAYGLADNYLKYMAYPIGTPHSSVDKFAFTSREFDRLTPEGIRSNAMSTDLREFRRSGGKLVIWHGWADQAIPAAGTIDYYQRLTRANGGPAATRDWARLFMVPGLYHCATGDKLTEYDPLKELVSWVERGTAPDRTIATGRDADGKVFRTRPVFPYPLQAKYDGTGSVDDAANFVPVPPSRPSQDIVNWAGNDLYGKAGPVAP
- a CDS encoding GH92 family glycosyl hydrolase; amino-acid sequence: MPRSVRPWVCSLLSATVVASGLVALPATAAAEEAPPDFYSSFEQGEPQPTWSDTVDVDPSGKPKAFGVDGANATTIPGDIRGKVTETSANSENTPNEGVSNLVDGSADTKWLAWTPTGFAQVVLSEPTSITRYALSSANDFDNRDPQDWTLQGSTDGQAWTDLDKQTGQKFSGRFQAKEYRLPAASAAYKFFRLNITKNNGGDIMQLSELLLANEDPAPPALPNMRSFADSGPTGGYTNKNRVGFTGTRAFRYSGSHKAQGHGWSYNKIFDVDIPVAATSELSYKVQPEFIRGDLKYPSTNVAVDLAFTDGTYLSQLGAVDQYGFGLSPQGQGASKVLYTNQWNLVRSQIGVVAKGKTVDRILVGYDNASGPGSLQGWLDDIKVSATPTPPASLRPSDNVLTTRGSLSNGSFSRGNNMPATAVPHGFNFWIPTTDAGTLSWMYSYHSRNNEQNLPALQAFSASHAPSPWMADRQTFQFLPSTATGVPNPDREARKLPFKHSNETARAHYYGVDFENGIKTEVAPTDHAALYRFKFPGADSNLIFDNVNNNGGLTLDPAGRAITGYSDVKSGLSAGASRMFVYATFDKPVTAGSKLSTGSGDQKRDNVLGYLKFDAGADKTVNMRIATSLISVEQAKKNLAQELAPNATVESVGETAAKAWDEKLKVIEVEGASKDQLITLYSNLYRLFLYPNSGFENVGTVEKPVKKYASPVSPKTGQDTPTQTGAKLVDGEFYVNNGFWDTYRTVWSAYSLLSPDTTGKLVDGFVQQYRDGGWISRWSSPGYADLMTGTSSDAAFADAYLKGVKGFDVQSAYDSAIKNATVTPPNGAVGRKGIDEGTFLGYAPNTADHGFSWAIEGYVNDNAIANMSKKLYDEAPATDPRKQEYLDNYGYFTERATQYVNVFDPSVGFFQGRDAAGKFTRAKDQFDPEVWGIDYTETNAYGMRFSVPQDGQGLANLFGGKAGLASKLDEFFATPETGLKYGSYGGIIHEMTEARDVRMGMYAHSNQAAHHTLYMYDYAGQPSKTQAKVREALARLYVGSELGQGYGGDEDNGEQSAWWLFGMLGFYPLQVGSSDYAIGSPLFTKATVNLPGGKKIVVNAPKNSAKNVYVQGLKVNGKAQSSTSLAHSAIGGGGTLDFDMGPNPSSWGTGPDDAPKSITKGDAVPTPVHDLTKPVSGGDAAFFDNTSRTEAKVKAPIQYQVPSTKEAGSFYTLTSGKGAGDAKSWVLKGSYDGKTWAVADARTDQKFPWRQQTRAFKIANPAHYAYYRLEVTATTGGEASLSEFEVLGKPDAACTQTITAAHKGPLTVRNGVTCVDGATVSGPVSVAPGASLIVRGGSISGPLTATGAAQIVLDRTKVNGPVAITGSTGPVSIELTEIGGPVALTGNKGPVLTSSTIGGPLACAANSPAPTDYDLQNTVRGPSAGQCAKL